The genomic segment TGAATTATTACCTGCCTTAACTAAGATATTTGGATCAACAACGAGATAAACTGTACCATCTTCAGATAAAAATGGCGCGTATTCTACTAATGAAAAGCCTGGAAAACCCTTGGTAAAGTCTGAATGTTCTATTATTGCCTTAAACTCTTGGCTAACATTATCAAAAACACTGAATTCAAAAGGACTGCCTTTAGATCCAAATGCAGGTACAAAATTATCACCATACTTTGTTGCACCTATGTAGTATTTTGACAACATACACCTGACTACCATATCATAATTGGAATTGTAAAAATTATTGAAACTAAAGTCATACACTGCTTCATCATTTTCCAACAATATATCTTCTTTTGACTTAATGTTATTATTTTGTTTGATTGTTGATTGATAAGGGTCTTTTGCATCTATCTTTTCTTCAGTACTGGATGCATATATAATACCTGAAGACAGAAAAATTATTCCAACAAATATGTATAATAAGACTCTCTTTTTCATATTCCACCTCTTACATTTATTTATATTTATAAGATACTTTGCTATTATATCATACAGAAATACCATTGTAAAATTTCCCCACAATAAAAGAAACATGGTAACTCAAAGTACGGTTACCATGTTCTACTCACTGATCTATTTCATTAGTTTCATCATTTCTGTTGGATTTAATCCAACTGCTAAGTCATTGGCATCACCTTTATAAGCTTTATACCACTCTAAAGCTGAAAGAAGTGTTTCTTCAATAAGTCTTGTTTTCAATCCCGCTTTTAGAGCTTTAGTTATATCAACACAGTGAATACCAACAGCCATTGTCTCATCATAACATAATGGAAAGGCTTGGCTTTTCTCTATGCCATGTTCTAGAAGCCATTGTTCATTCACTTTCTTCAATTGGCACTCAGGATTAATGAACTTATGACAGTCTTGAATAAACTCTTTGAAAGTATAGGATTGTTCTGGACCTGTTAATAGATATATGCCATGTAATTCCTTTTCTAGCCCATGAATAATAAATGCTGCTAAATCCCTAACGTCGATAAATTGAAAACCTAAATCACCGGTTTCTGGTACAATCATCTCTTCCATGGCATCCATCATAACTGGCCAATAAGTAAATCTATCTGTATGGTCTCTCTCTCCAACAATAAAACCTGGCCGGATGATGAGACTGTTCTCATGCCCCAACATATCCGTCAATACCTTCTCACAGCCAACCTTCAACGGACCATATGTTCCTCCAGTAATCTCTTTTGAATCAAAATCAATGCCGCAAGTAGGATCTGTTTCTTTAAAGTGAGCTATGCTTAAATCACACGTAGAAATGGTAGAAACAAGTAAGTACTTTTTAATGCTGTCGCCTAGAGCTCTTACTGACTTTTCAACCTGATGAGGGAAATAAGCGCATGTATCGATAACTGCATCAAAATCCATTCCCTTTACTTTTTCCATATCTTCATTCCTATCACCAGTTATGCATGGAAATTGGGGCAATAGCTCTTTGTAGGTTTGACCTCTGTTAAAAAAGGTGACATCATGCCCTCTTTTTTCTGCTTCTAAGGCAATGTGATACCCAATAAATTTTTTACCACCAATAATAAGAATCTTCATGACTTCTCCTCCTCAACTTTTACCAAACTATATGCTTTTAAAATTTAAAGCATGCAATATTATATTTATTATAAAAGATTTTCCAAAGCATCACAACCAAGATTACTTACTTAAATATGTTTACATCTGTAAACTAATTCATATTTCCTGCTTACTCTATTTTCCCCTTTATTATTTATCTCGAATATGTTTTAATAAGGGGTAGTGATTGTTTAGAGAAATGGAGAAGAATTATTATGAAACTTTTTTTGGCACCTATACAGGGTTTAACTATTGCTTATTATAGAAATATATATGCCGATCTTTTCGGTGGAATAGATGCCTATTATGCACCCTTTATCACGACTACCAGTATGAGGAAAACCAACTCCTCACTTTTTAAAGATGTATTGCCAAGTGTCAATGATGATACGCTTACGGTAGTACCTCAACTCCTTGGTAATAATGGAGCTGATTTTCGATTTTTTGCTTCAACCATTGCCAAGATGGGTTATAACGAGATCAATTGGAACATTGGTTGCCCTTACCCAACAGTGACAAAAAAGAAAAAGGGGTCTGGTATCATGCCCTATCCAGATATGATCAAAGCCGTTCTGGATGAAGCTTGTTTAGATGATTCTTATCAAGTAAGTGTAAAAATGCGATTAGGCTTGCATGATCTTGAAGAAGGCATGGAGGTAATAGAACTACTCAACGACTATCCTCTGAAGGGTGTCATTATCCATGGACGTACAGGTGATCAAAAGTATGAAGGAACCGTTAATCTCGAAGGATTTGAAAAGCTGTATGCCGCCTGCAATCATAAGGTCACTTATAATGGAGATATCTTTACTTATGATGACTTCAAGAAGATCAGTAACCAATTCCCATCCATCGATAATTTCATGTTAGGTCGTGGTGCTCTTAGAGATCCTTTCTTACCATCCATCATTAAAAATAATGGTGTCTACGAAAAGAATGAAATAGAAAAAATAAAAGAGTTTCATGATTCTGTTTTTAACTATTATGAATCCATACTTTCAGGCGATAAACACCTATGTGATAAAATGAAAGAATTCTGGATTTATCTTTCCATACATCTTGATTCCAGTGGGAAGCTTTTCAAGAAGTTTAAGAAGTGTAAAACAAAGAAGGGTTATTTAGATGTTGTTGATCGAGTTTTTGATTCAACGATTACATGGAGAAAAT from the Vallitalea okinawensis genome contains:
- a CDS encoding tRNA dihydrouridine synthase, whose amino-acid sequence is MKLFLAPIQGLTIAYYRNIYADLFGGIDAYYAPFITTTSMRKTNSSLFKDVLPSVNDDTLTVVPQLLGNNGADFRFFASTIAKMGYNEINWNIGCPYPTVTKKKKGSGIMPYPDMIKAVLDEACLDDSYQVSVKMRLGLHDLEEGMEVIELLNDYPLKGVIIHGRTGDQKYEGTVNLEGFEKLYAACNHKVTYNGDIFTYDDFKKISNQFPSIDNFMLGRGALRDPFLPSIIKNNGVYEKNEIEKIKEFHDSVFNYYESILSGDKHLCDKMKEFWIYLSIHLDSSGKLFKKFKKCKTKKGYLDVVDRVFDSTITWRKSL
- a CDS encoding NAD-dependent epimerase/dehydratase family protein, with amino-acid sequence MKILIIGGKKFIGYHIALEAEKRGHDVTFFNRGQTYKELLPQFPCITGDRNEDMEKVKGMDFDAVIDTCAYFPHQVEKSVRALGDSIKKYLLVSTISTCDLSIAHFKETDPTCGIDFDSKEITGGTYGPLKVGCEKVLTDMLGHENSLIIRPGFIVGERDHTDRFTYWPVMMDAMEEMIVPETGDLGFQFIDVRDLAAFIIHGLEKELHGIYLLTGPEQSYTFKEFIQDCHKFINPECQLKKVNEQWLLEHGIEKSQAFPLCYDETMAVGIHCVDITKALKAGLKTRLIEETLLSALEWYKAYKGDANDLAVGLNPTEMMKLMK